From the Desulfosoma sp. genome, the window ATGCCCTGTTTCAGCCATTTGCCCGAATCATCAGCTCTCAAGTGGCAGAAAAGTGCTCATGAGTGGAATCATTGAGCTGTTTTCGGGTATACTTCGCCCCCGTTCAACGTGAAAAAAGAATAGATCCAGGCTCTTGCAACGACTTCCTTTTGCCTTACCCAGGGGAAAAATGAGTCATTAAGTCATTAAGTCATTGAGTCATTGAGTCATGAACTTGCAGAGACTTGTTATTGTCTTGCCCTGGGCAAAATTTGAGAAAGACACTCCGAAACGCTTGAAAGGCGGGACAATGCCGACCAAACTGGAGCTTCAGCCGACGACCGCTTCGGATCACGCGCCCTGCCAGAAAGATCAGTTCCTGGATCACGGTCTCTACGCGACGCCGCTTGGCCCGATTCGAGCGGGCGAAAATGGGCGAGGAGCCCGTTTTGCCTCAGGATGCGCAAGAGGTTTTCAGCCGGTCCGCCCAGGGTCCACACCAGAGCATCTGCGGCCAACTTTCCAGAGGGCTATCGCTCCAAGTCCAGATCGGACTTGATCTCACCGTGAAACGGCTCACTCAGACCTCGCTTCTAGTACAACTAAATCCCTTGATCATCATCGATAGAAAGAGACGTCCACCAACCCTCCAGCGAGATATCGGGCTGGATCAGCATTTGTCCCTTGGCATCCGATATTCTCTCGGTGACCCGGATCACCAGGCGAAACCGATAGCTTTCCCCTCCATAGTGTCGTGTCACCCATGTGCTGAGGATCGCCACTTTCTTGCCGGGCCGAGGCTCCGTCACACGGCCCTCCCTGAAGGCCTGATCACGCCAAGAAAGGCGGTCCGCCCCGCGTGGATTCCATTGGATGATGAAGTGCACCTTAGGGTGTCGGCGAAGCTTCAGAAGCGTTTCCAGAGCATTGTGGGCCGAGTCCGGTGTTACCCCTAAAATCAAGAAGCCGCCATGATGAGGAGGAAAGTAATGGAAAGAAAAAAAAGAGTAATTTTGATGTTGGGCGTTTTTGTATTTGCTTTTTGCGGAATTGCCTTTGCAAAGAAAGATGAAAAAGGCTGCAAAGACCATCCTATGTTTACAAGGATGGACAATTTTTACATTTTATCCTGTCAGGAACACAAATTCGCTGAAGCAGATTTCAGAGATGAAAACGGAAAAGAGGTAAAAGTGGAGGGCAAATTTTATAAAATAGATTACCACATAGAAGAAGGGGTTACGCCTCCTTCTGGATTACAGGTTCTCAGAAACTTCGAAAATGCCATTAAGAAGATAGGAGGAGTCAAAGTATTTCAGAAAGTTGATGATATTTGGTTGAAACTCGATAAAGAGGGGAAGACCTTTTATGTCCATGTGAGATCCCCATTTGGCGACCAGTATTATCTTACGATTGTTGAGGAAGAGGCGATGGTCCAGGAGGTTGTGGCGGACGCAAAGAGCCTGATGAGCGATATTCAGGCAAAGGGCAGTGCTTCAGTTTATGGAATCTATTTTGACTTCGATAAGGCTGATATCAAACCTGAGTCCGAACCAGCCATCAAAGAGATCGCAAAACTTCTTCAGGAGAATAAAGATGTGAAACTCTATGTGGTTGGACATACCGATAATGTTGGAACTATAGATTACAATATTAAGCTTTCAAAGGCA encodes:
- a CDS encoding OmpA family protein, giving the protein MERKKRVILMLGVFVFAFCGIAFAKKDEKGCKDHPMFTRMDNFYILSCQEHKFAEADFRDENGKEVKVEGKFYKIDYHIEEGVTPPSGLQVLRNFENAIKKIGGVKVFQKVDDIWLKLDKEGKTFYVHVRSPFGDQYYLTIVEEEAMVQEVVADAKSLMSDIQAKGSASVYGIYFDFDKADIKPESEPAIKEIAKLLQENKDVKLYVVGHTDNVGTIDYNIKLSKARADAVTKELVTKYKISADRLKAYGVGSLAPVATNKTDEGRAKNRRVELVEQ